AGTGACGGGGTCGGACATGGGCGCTCTCCTTGCTCTGGTGGGGTCCAGCGGCAAAATTTTCGCTGTAACTCTTTGTGGCGCATAAGTTTTGTTACAAACATCTTGTGTGGCGCCTTCGTTAGGGTTAGCTTCCCTCCATGACAGGTGAATGAAGGTTCATTCAGTTTATGGATGTTGTCCTCGACAAGCGTGAGCGCATACTAGCAGCGGCCGCACGGCTCATCGTTCGCAACGGCTTGCAGTGCTCCATGGCCGCGATCGCCGAAGAGGCAAGCGTGGCCACCGGCTCGCTCTACAATTACTTCGACTCCAAGGAAGCGCTGGTGCTGGGCGTCTATACGCGCGTCACGGCATTGATGACCGAGAGCCTCGTGACCCCGTCCGGCGGGGATAGCGGCGAAGAGCCGGTGCGCCGCTATATCGAGAGCTATATCGACTTCATCTGGGAGGATCCCGACCGGGCGCGGCTGTTCGATTATCTCGACAATAATCCACTGATTACCCTGAGGGACGCCAAGGCCATTTTCGGCGCCTTCGTCGAGCACGGCATCGCCATGATCGAGGCGGCGCAGGCTGCGGGTGTGGTTCGAGCAGGCCCGCCGACCATGATCATGAGCTTCATGCGCGGGTCCATCCGCAATACGCTGAAGCGCCGGCGCATGACCGAGACCAGGCTGACAGATGCCGACCGACAGCTTGTGGCCGCCATGTGCTGGGCCGCCATCGCCGCCTGAGGCGGCTAGGCACATAGGCGGTCGGCCAGCAGGGCCACCTCGGAGCGCGTCAGCCCGATTCCAGCAAGGTAGGCGTCGATGCCACCATGAGCGATGTCGAGATGGTCGAGCATGACCAGCATGGTCGCAGCATCGCTGGCAAGCACGCGCTCGACATGTTCGGGCCGGCCGCCAGCTGAAAGCGCGCGCTCACGTAACTGGCCGATCAGGTCGTCCGCTGCGGCGGTGAGCGCATAGTCGGCGACGATGTCGGCGCGACCGACGCCGGAAATCAGCAGCAAGAGCGCGGCAATGATGCCGGTGCGATCCTTGCCCGCCGTGCAGTGGAACAGGACGATGCCGCGCGGCGCGGCGATGACGGCGCGCAGCACCTCGGCGAGTTGCGGGCGGCATTTATCCAGGGCGTCGCAATAGCGCCGCGCCATGTCGAAGGGCACCGCGCTCATGGCGATGGGCGCCAGGGCGTCAAACAAGGCGATGTTGCGGTAGGCGACCGTGGCGTGCTCGCGAAAAGGATGCGACGTAAGACTGGTCTCATGCGGCCCGCGCAGGTCGATGACCAGCGTCAGGCCATCCTCGACCAGTCGAGCGATGCTGTCGTCGCGCAGGGGATGCAGGGCCTCGCCCCGCAGGATGCGACGCCATTGTGTAGCGCCGCCGGTGATGCGGGCATAGCCGCCCAGATCGCGGATATTGTGGGTGTCGGGCAAGGGCCAGTGACGCATCGCCGCCATGGTCATGGCTGCCTCCGTTCAGTCGAAAGAGATGGGCGCGGCACGGCCGCGCCCGGTCGGCATCAGGGCATCAGGCCCTGGGCATTGTCCTGGGCGAAGCTCAGCACTTCGGAGACATCGCCTTCACCAAGCACGGCTTCGACGACTGCCTCCTTCATCATGGCCTCGGCCTGGCGGTAGTTGGGGCCGGGGAAGGCAACATTGGGAGTGAGCCGAGACAGCTGTTCCAGGTTCGGACGGATCAGCGGATGGGTTTCGGTCCACGGACCGAGAAAATCCGGATCGTCGACGATATCGAGGCGCAGCGGCAGGTAGCCGATCTTGCTGGTGATGATGGTGTAGCCGTATTTCGAGGTGAGGAACTTCATCAGCTCATAGGAGGCGCGCTGCTTGACCGGGGCCTTGGAGAAGCTGAACAGGGCGCTGCCCGAATTGGTCGGGGTGGTCGGTTTGTCAGCGAAGCTCGGCATGGCGGCGACGCGCAGCTCCCAATTGCCTTCGGCAGCGGTCGAAAGGGCGTTCTGCAAGGCGCTGGTATAGAGATACATGCCCAACTGGCCGCTCAGCATGGCATCGTTGGCGCCGGCAGGGTCGATCCGGGCATGCGCGCCGCTATCGACCATGTCGCGCAGCATCCGCACCGCTTCGATGCCTTCGGGATTGGCGAAGGTCAGGGTGTTGCCGTCGCGGACATTGCCGCCATTGGACATCAGGATGGCCTGATAGACGAAGGTGCCATCGGCCGGGCCATAGGCGCCGGGGAAGAAGCCTTCGGCATCGGTCTTTTCGACGATGGCTTCGGCCGCGGTCTTTACCTCGGCCCAGGTCTTGGGCGGATTGTCGGGGTCGAGACCGGCAGCACGGAACAGGTCTGCGTTGTAATAGAGGATCGGGGTCGAGAAAGTGTAGGCAAGGCCATAGGTCTTGCCGTCGACCTTGCCGAGATCGAGGCCGCGGGGGGATCATGCCGTCGGTCAGCTCGGCATAGCCGTCCGAGCCGGCCATGTCTTCCAGGGCATTGGCGCCCAGGTCGCTGGCGACGTAGATTAGGTCGCGAAACACCAGTTGGGCCAGGTCGGGCTGCTGGCCAGCGGCCATATCGGCCTGCAGACGCGTTCCGATCTCGTTGGACGGCACGCCGATGGTCTCGACCGTGATATTGGGGTTTTCTTCCTCGAACCTGGCCAACAGTTCGCGTGTGGCGTCGGCGCCAGCGCTCGCGGTGGCGAGGTTGTAATTGTAGAAGGTGATGGTCACCGGTTCGGTGATGTCATCGGCCATTTGGGCGAAGGCCATGCCGGAAAGGGCGGTAAAGCCCAAGCCGGCGGCGGCCAGCAGCTTGATGAAATTGCGTTTGATCATCGGTGGGGTCCTTGGAGTTGGGAGATCAGCCTGCGGCGGCGTCGGCCAGGGCAGCTTCCTGCTTTTGACGGAGGAGCTTGAGGTCGTAGCGATTGAGTTCGGCTCGGGTCTGGGGCAGGGGCACCAGAGCCATGGTGAGGCCGGAGCGGCGGATGGTACCGATGCCGAACGAGGCGCCTTCCACCATGCGCAGCACATCGGTGGTGAGAATGTCGGTGGCGGCATGCTGGCCCATGCCGACGATGACCGGAATGCCGTGCCACACCGAGAAGCGGTCGTGGTGGATATGGCCGGAGAGAATGCCCACCACATTGCGGCCCCTGAGCAGAGCCGCGAGCTGCTGGGACTGATTGAACTCGATAGTTCGCCAATGGTCCCAGGGCGGGGTATCGCCAAGCGCTGGGGCGTGATGGGCGACGATCAGCTTGGGCAGATCGGCATGGCTGTCGAGCGCGGCTTCGAGCCAGGCGAACTGTTCGGGCTCGATACTGCCTCCGATCTGGCCGGGCGTGGTGGTATCGAGGGTGATGACATGCACCGCTTCGATGACCTGCTCGTGATCGTAGGGCAGGTCGAGGGCTTGGGTCTGGCCGAGCATGCCCTCGTAGAAACCAGCGCGGGTGTCATGGTTGCCGATGGCATAGACCACGGGCAGGTCGGTGGCGGCCATGATGGCCTTCAGCTGGCGGTAGCTGTCGGCGTCGCCGCGATTGGTCAGGTCGCCGCTGGCAATGATGAATTTGGGCGCCTGGTCCATGCTGGCGATCAACTCGAGCACCCGGGCCAGCGTCCTGGACGTGTCGCTGAACAGATGGTCGTCAGCGACGGCGGGGTTGCCGACATGCAGGTCGGTGATATGGATGAAACTGGTCTCGGCCATGGGTCGTGCTCCGTTGCTGGAGCATGGCCTAGGCCCCTACCGTCTCAGCGACGTGACGAGTTTGGAACAACGTTTGAATTGGTCGAAGGTGGTGTGGTGAACATCGGTGTCGTCGCCGCGACGACCTGTTCAAGCACGATCAGGGGATCGTCCAGGTTCAGCGCATGGCTGGTCAATTCGTCGGTACGGCGCCGGTTACGCGTCATCTGCGAGCGAACGCCCAGCAGGCAGGAGATGCGGAAGCCGATATCCACGTCGCTGAGCCAGGGCGCAATCGTTCGGAAGTGCGGAATGAACACGCGGTGATGATCGATGTCTTCGATCATGGGGCGGAATATCTCGGGGTGTTCGCTGGACTGGGCCAGGTTGGTCATGTGTCGCAGCACGTTATAGCTGGATGCTCGATCGAGGCTCCAGCGGATGGACGGGCCGACCATGGCGACGATAAGGTCTTCGATGCTTGCAGGTGCCGGATGCGCCCGCTGTACCGCCGCCTGCAGCATTGCCAGTCGCTCGGCGTTCAGCTTCATATAGACCCGCTCGGCCACTGAAAAGATCAGTTGCTCGACACTTCCAAAATGATAGCTGACTGCACTGACCGCAGCGCCCGCCCGCCGCGCAATGCTCCGGACAGTAACTTCGTCTGGGTGATCAGCAGCATTGAGCAGCGCCTCGCACGCAGCCTGCAGCTTCTCTGCCGTGACGCTCTTGTTGGTTTCCCGCCGCACGCGCAGAACATGGCACCAGGGTCGTGACAGCCGTGTGAACCCCGGCGTTTCCCGTTTAGATTATTCGTCGGCGGAATACAGGCTTGCCAATGTCCCGGGGCGACATCCACGCAGCTGGCAAACGCGAATTTCTGCTGGCTCCACGCTGCACGAGACCATGCAATTCATGCCCCCCGAGTGCGCCCCAAAATGGAAGTGCATTCCAGGATGGTGGTCCGATCCAAGGCGCGGAGATCAACACCTTTGAAATCGTGCGCGGCTTTGCCAAGGTGTTTTCGGCAGATTGCCGCTACTT
This sequence is a window from Devosia ginsengisoli. Protein-coding genes within it:
- a CDS encoding extracellular solute-binding protein, whose protein sequence is MLYYNADLFRAAGLDPDNPPKTWAEVKTAAEAIVEKTDAEGFFPGAYGPADGTFVYQAILMSNGGNVRDGNTLTFANPEGIEAVRMLRDMVDSGAHARIDPAGANDAMLSGQLGMYLYTSALQNALSTAAEGNWELRVAAMPSFADKPTTPTNSGSALFSFSKAPVKQRASYELMKFLTSKYGYTIITSKIGYLPLRLDIVDDPDFLGPWTETHPLIRPNLEQLSRLTPNVAFPGPNYRQAEAMMKEAVVEAVLGEGDVSEVLSFAQDNAQGLMP
- a CDS encoding metallophosphoesterase, with translation MAETSFIHITDLHVGNPAVADDHLFSDTSRTLARVLELIASMDQAPKFIIASGDLTNRGDADSYRQLKAIMAATDLPVVYAIGNHDTRAGFYEGMLGQTQALDLPYDHEQVIEAVHVITLDTTTPGQIGGSIEPEQFAWLEAALDSHADLPKLIVAHHAPALGDTPPWDHWRTIEFNQSQQLAALLRGRNVVGILSGHIHHDRFSVWHGIPVIVGMGQHAATDILTTDVLRMVEGASFGIGTIRRSGLTMALVPLPQTRAELNRYDLKLLRQKQEAALADAAAG
- a CDS encoding tyrosine-protein phosphatase, producing MTMAAMRHWPLPDTHNIRDLGGYARITGGATQWRRILRGEALHPLRDDSIARLVEDGLTLVIDLRGPHETSLTSHPFREHATVAYRNIALFDALAPIAMSAVPFDMARRYCDALDKCRPQLAEVLRAVIAAPRGIVLFHCTAGKDRTGIIAALLLLISGVGRADIVADYALTAAADDLIGQLRERALSAGGRPEHVERVLASDAATMLVMLDHLDIAHGGIDAYLAGIGLTRSEVALLADRLCA
- a CDS encoding TetR/AcrR family transcriptional regulator; this encodes MRRETNKSVTAEKLQAACEALLNAADHPDEVTVRSIARRAGAAVSAVSYHFGSVEQLIFSVAERVYMKLNAERLAMLQAAVQRAHPAPASIEDLIVAMVGPSIRWSLDRASSYNVLRHMTNLAQSSEHPEIFRPMIEDIDHHRVFIPHFRTIAPWLSDVDIGFRISCLLGVRSQMTRNRRRTDELTSHALNLDDPLIVLEQVVAATTPMFTTPPSTNSNVVPNSSRR
- a CDS encoding TetR/AcrR family transcriptional regulator, which translates into the protein MDVVLDKRERILAAAARLIVRNGLQCSMAAIAEEASVATGSLYNYFDSKEALVLGVYTRVTALMTESLVTPSGGDSGEEPVRRYIESYIDFIWEDPDRARLFDYLDNNPLITLRDAKAIFGAFVEHGIAMIEAAQAAGVVRAGPPTMIMSFMRGSIRNTLKRRRMTETRLTDADRQLVAAMCWAAIAA